The sequence AGGGCGCGATGATGAAGCGGATTCTTCTGCCCGCGGCGCTGTGCGGCGCGCTGCTCGCCGGGGCCTGCAGCAACATGACCCGCGAGGAGCAGAGCACGCTCAGCGGCGGTGCGATCGGCGCCGCCGGCGGCGCCGCGATCAGCGCGCTCGCGGGCGGCAATGCCGGCGTCGGCGCCCTGATCGGCGGGGCGGCCGGGGCCATCGCCGGCAATCTCAAGGGCAAGGGTTACTGGGGACGCCCGGCGCGGTCCGCCGCGCCGGCGGGCCGCGCCCATTTCAACCGACAGCAGGAGGGCGAATGATGCGCGCATGTCTTGTGCTGGCCGCCCTGGCCGGGATCGGCCTTGCGGCAGGTGCCGCGAAGGCCGGTGAGAGCAGGCTCGAAGGCCTCGGCAAGCCGGTTTCCGTCACCATGGACAGCGTCGCGGCCGTGAAGCCGGCCGCGATCGAGGCCAAAGGCAAGGGCAAGGGAAAAGGCAAGTGATAGGATCGTTATCCATCCATCCGAAGCCTGTCCTTGACGCGAAGCCTTTTGCCCGCGATACAGATGCGATGTCCGAGATCGTGTCCCACATCGTCGTCAGACGCAGCCGCATAACCGTCGGCGGGACGCCCGGACTCTGCGTGTGCCGGCCCTTGGTCGGCACCTGATCCCATGCAGCCCCGCCGGAAACGGACGGGGCTTTTTCTTGGCCATCGCGCACCCCGTCCGCCCGTTTCAGATGGAGTCCGCAAGATGACCCAGAACATCTACGACAACCCCGCCTTCTTCGCCGAATACAGCCGCCTTCGCCGGTCGGTCGAGGGTCTCGGCGGCGCCCCGGAATGGCCCGCCCTGCGCGCCCTGGTGCCGGATCTCACGGGCCGCCGCGTGGTCGATCTCGGCTGCGGCTTCGGCTGGTTCTGCCGCTGGGCGCGGCAGGCCGGCGCCGCCGAGGTGCTCGGCCTCGACGTCTCGGAGAACATGCTGGCCCGCGCCCGGGCCGCCGATCCGGACGCCGCCGTGACGTACCGCCGCGAGGACCTGGAGCGGCTGGAGCTGCCGCCGGCGTCCTTCGACGTCGCGTACAGCTCGCTGGCGCTGCACTACATCGCCGACCTGGAGGGGCTGCTGGCCCGGCTGCACCGGGCGCTGACGCCGGGCGGCCGGCTGGTGGCCTCGGTCGAGCACCCGATCTATTCCGCCCCCTCCGATCCGAAATGGGTGCGGGACGAGGCCGGGCGCGACGTCTGGCCGGTCGACCGCTACCTGGACGAGGGGCCGCGAGTCACCGACTGGCTGGTCAAGGGCGTGGTCAAGCAGCACCGCACCATCGGCAGCTATGCCGGGCTGCTGC comes from Inquilinus sp. Marseille-Q2685 and encodes:
- a CDS encoding bifunctional 2-polyprenyl-6-hydroxyphenol methylase/3-demethylubiquinol 3-O-methyltransferase UbiG; its protein translation is MTQNIYDNPAFFAEYSRLRRSVEGLGGAPEWPALRALVPDLTGRRVVDLGCGFGWFCRWARQAGAAEVLGLDVSENMLARARAADPDAAVTYRREDLERLELPPASFDVAYSSLALHYIADLEGLLARLHRALTPGGRLVASVEHPIYSAPSDPKWVRDEAGRDVWPVDRYLDEGPRVTDWLVKGVVKQHRTIGSYAGLLLRAGFTLSHLEEWGPTAEQIAEHPEYAIERERPAFLLLAADR